A genomic window from Aethina tumida isolate Nest 87 chromosome 4, icAetTumi1.1, whole genome shotgun sequence includes:
- the LOC109607629 gene encoding uncharacterized protein LOC109607629, which produces MCAEWQRPKEIPFPNVWRRFEGKKLINGAPRKYWVQDISDDQMDDVIEIMCNKFTKDEALCKYLKLTEDPAAVEEFAKVWRKYAKQRLGLICLTKNENGETEIVGVNMTARNYKGEQPDYSQIKTEKIKFVMAWLDYIYQRVDIYEKFNIDDHLTALGLYVDPKFRGDGVGVEILKTRRELCKAVGIKATFTLFTSNRSQAVARKAGFQDVVNVTFEELEKHDPKLVLPGITEVSDSQRYMYILYD; this is translated from the exons ATGTGCGCCGAGTGGCAAAGACCGAAAGAAATCCCGTTCCCCAATGTGTGGAGGAGGTTTGAGGGTAAGAAATTGATCAACGGCGCTCCCAGAAAATATTGGGTACAAGATATCAGTGATGATCAGATGGATgatgttattgaaattatgtGTAACAAATTCACTAAGGATGAAGCgctgtgtaaatatttaa agtTGACTGAAGATCCAGCTGCCGTGGAAGAATTCGCCAAAGTGTGGAGAAAGTATGCGAAACAAAGATTAGGACTGATTTGCCTcactaaaaatgaaaatgggGAAACGGAAATTGTTGGGGTAAACATGACGGCTCGAAATTACAAAGGAGAACAACCGGATTACTCACAA ATAAAAACAGAGAAAATCAAATTCGTGATGGCGTGGTTGGATTACATTTACCAAAGGGTAgacatttatgaaaaattcaacATAGATGATCATCTAACAGCCCTTGGTTTATATGTCGATCCTAAATTCAGGGGTGACGGAGTAGGagtcgaaattttaaaaactag gaGGGAATTGTGCAAAGCAGTGGGAATTAAAGCaacatttacattatttacatcaaATAGATCTCAAGCAGTGGCAAGAAAGGCCGGATTTCAGGACGTTGTTAATGTTACATTTGAGGAGTTGGAGAAACATGATCCCAAGTTGGTTTTGCCTGGGATTACTGAAGTCAGTGACTCGCAGAGAtacatgtatatattatatgattga